One part of the Candidatus Thorarchaeota archaeon genome encodes these proteins:
- a CDS encoding ABC transporter permease encodes MSRLNQIIISFQRSTRIFLRDKAIFGSAIGTSIFFLIILPLVMFQDVPPDVMPMVKGYVVIALVTLTIMTIGISNLAGSIASDREHGLYAKIASMPVNPLLECSGRILTVLVYAGLGGGVVVLLGVLMGAQFVVSALGILKILLIAATVTITSAGIGLILASVVKSESAASHVGIAIVLVNYFIGIAIPYPNLPELLRPFVSINPLTLGNLMMVDLALGHEYVGFDPITLPNLAVLLVGTGLLLCIGLVAYLRKSWPWYSHTWPLFKSGSALHLRKNHHAFP; translated from the coding sequence ATGAGTAGATTAAATCAAATAATTATATCTTTCCAACGGTCCACGAGAATATTTCTGAGAGACAAGGCGATCTTCGGTTCGGCGATAGGTACCTCAATCTTTTTCCTGATCATTCTTCCTCTCGTAATGTTCCAAGATGTGCCCCCAGATGTAATGCCAATGGTAAAAGGATACGTAGTCATTGCCCTCGTGACCCTCACCATCATGACGATAGGAATAAGCAATCTGGCAGGATCAATAGCCTCAGACAGAGAACATGGGCTCTATGCAAAGATCGCCTCAATGCCAGTCAACCCTCTACTCGAATGTAGTGGGCGAATCCTGACCGTCTTAGTATATGCAGGCCTTGGGGGAGGTGTCGTTGTGTTGCTAGGCGTGCTCATGGGTGCGCAGTTTGTAGTTAGTGCCCTTGGCATACTGAAGATCCTTCTCATAGCAGCGACTGTCACAATTACTTCCGCAGGTATTGGACTCATCCTTGCATCCGTTGTGAAAAGCGAATCAGCAGCGTCTCATGTCGGGATCGCAATCGTGCTCGTTAACTACTTCATAGGTATCGCAATCCCCTACCCAAACCTGCCAGAATTGCTGAGACCGTTTGTAAGCATTAACCCATTAACTCTTGGAAACCTTATGATGGTAGACTTGGCACTTGGTCATGAATACGTCGGCTTTGATCCGATAACTCTGCCAAATCTTGCAGTCCTGCTTGTTGGTACTGGACTACTGCTCTGCATTGGACTAGTTGCATATCTCCGAAAGAGCTGGCCCTGGTATTCACACACGTGGCCTCTGTTCAAATCCGGCTCCGCGTTACACTTGCGCAAGAACCATCATGCGTTCCCATGA
- a CDS encoding ABC transporter ATP-binding protein produces the protein MTSQQESVVRVTNLYKSYNGTRVLENVNLSIDPKEFYVLMGPNGSGKSTLLSIIAGTRPFDSGTVQIAGHEMRRDLRAIRDNIGYVPQENFCSDFLTGRENLQYFAGLLGLTREEQKNRISWLLEITGLEDDADRRVGEYSGGMRKKLEVATAFLKDVRVMLLDEPLTGLDPSVRRDFLSMLTTIKARGTAILMVTHIGEDAEIASRIGLMVNGQIVTEGTPDSLKALSGLKSSIIVDARPKTPELVTTLASVDERSSVVDHGKSISLLCDNPAEIIPKIAERLKSSGFEIVRLDARPPTLEDVFYKLTDYPMEAVPNE, from the coding sequence ATGACATCTCAACAAGAATCGGTCGTGCGTGTGACTAATCTTTACAAGAGCTATAATGGAACTCGGGTCCTCGAGAATGTTAACCTGAGCATAGATCCTAAAGAGTTCTATGTACTCATGGGCCCTAATGGTTCAGGCAAGAGCACACTTCTCTCCATAATTGCGGGGACAAGACCATTTGACTCGGGCACAGTACAGATTGCAGGTCACGAAATGCGAAGAGATCTCAGGGCAATACGGGACAATATTGGCTATGTACCGCAAGAGAACTTCTGTTCCGACTTTCTCACGGGCAGAGAGAATCTACAATACTTTGCGGGTCTCTTAGGTCTCACGAGAGAAGAACAGAAAAATCGTATCTCATGGTTACTTGAGATAACAGGACTCGAAGATGATGCGGATAGAAGAGTCGGCGAATACAGTGGAGGAATGCGGAAGAAACTAGAGGTCGCTACCGCATTCCTGAAAGACGTACGAGTCATGCTGCTTGATGAACCATTGACAGGCCTCGATCCCTCAGTGAGACGTGACTTTCTCTCCATGCTCACTACGATTAAAGCAAGAGGAACTGCAATACTCATGGTCACCCATATCGGGGAGGACGCGGAGATCGCATCACGGATAGGTCTCATGGTCAACGGGCAGATTGTGACAGAAGGAACACCGGACTCCCTCAAGGCGCTGAGCGGATTGAAGAGTTCCATTATTGTTGATGCGCGTCCCAAGACACCCGAATTGGTGACAACACTTGCCAGTGTCGATGAGAGGAGCAGTGTGGTAGATCATGGTAAATCAATCTCTCTGCTGTGTGATAACCCGGCAGAAATAATTCCTAAAATTGCTGAGCGGCTTAAGAGTTCGGGTTTTGAGATCGTGCGCCTCGACGCCCGGCCTCCAACTCTTGAAGATGTCTTTTACAAATTGACAGACTATCCGATGGAGGCGGTACCTAATGAGTAG
- a CDS encoding transcriptional regulator has product MKGPLDLSDDERLFQAQPRFSIIYLLFLKRRIGFVELVHLLGLTPGNLDHHLKKLESGGLIETRRVLSWKPLVIVELTAKGADAFRRYVSKLQHLLSQIPDTMLTDRDFPSSHSSDSEM; this is encoded by the coding sequence ATGAAGGGGCCTCTCGATCTTAGTGATGATGAACGGCTCTTTCAGGCGCAGCCACGTTTCTCAATTATATATTTACTTTTTCTCAAGAGGCGGATTGGTTTTGTAGAGCTTGTCCATCTCCTCGGGCTGACCCCTGGGAATTTGGACCATCATCTGAAGAAATTGGAGAGCGGAGGTCTCATAGAGACAAGGCGGGTCCTGTCATGGAAGCCTCTCGTTATTGTGGAGCTCACTGCAAAAGGTGCTGATGCGTTTCGCAGGTACGTGAGCAAGCTACAACACCTGCTGTCACAGATTCCAGATACTATGCTTACTGATAGGGATTTTCCGTCTTCTCACTCCTCTGATTCGGAAATGTGA
- a CDS encoding DUF3160 domain-containing protein — protein sequence MSEKEIADRTWAIVIIIILFVSGSIGMLMGAMVGSSPSSPTTSSKTTYEPLNISMDHRHFGNYTEYKTNYTLNAPQYELAPDLSNVMNLDSFYLNEEEKQAIADHYFVATRSGFQMFYDVYQYNYEMNRPSFVTTDSVLHAYHVLYDLTLREIEETHFKSILYNLSLHMVEVSLQQYNTITEPLWKDYAKKNVAYFAVAAKLLNSSWQVPEVVAEWVNPVLYLINSASGFNNQWFMNQKTDWSQFIPRGHYTRSEKLKQYFKAVMWYSRVAFRLEPKDFEPLYEAKNIERGRNETAQAILLCIALQQQQSSVYKGGLANATQQWMTVYDTTSFFVGTSDDLTPYDYQVIIEALYNDPHNFTELMDPYKLGVFIETAKTCRDPQILSSFLSDINDMNATKGLRFMGQRFVPDSYVFSELTHDQVPFRDLPKALDIMAALGSERAWELLDDQKSYVNYVAQMDLLKKKISNCTIDTWTSNLYWLWLYSFKTLLDTPKAGNPSFMMVPQWQDKQLATCLGTWTELRHDTILSVKESYSRYYGGHNPPPGYVEPVPELYTRLASLCKMMIDSFHERGIDNISLISRTEDLLWLSLSLKTISEKELSGTALNTSEWVILKDIGKILAELEGTDSEAGRAALVADVHTDPTYGLALEEATGNPLYIIVAVPDENGTPFLAGGAMYSHYEFSVPISNRLTDELWWALIEKGEMPPMADWMGSFVLGVSASSYQELEQQPITPQTSTLQSFNAYGHTLSPSPSTHDNDGRLLMTVTRPTINHSRSKSYH from the coding sequence TTGTCAGAAAAGGAGATAGCTGATCGTACTTGGGCAATCGTAATTATTATAATTCTTTTTGTATCGGGGTCAATAGGAATGCTAATGGGTGCAATGGTAGGCTCCTCGCCCTCATCGCCCACTACCAGTTCAAAGACGACTTACGAACCCCTTAACATATCGATGGATCATAGGCACTTTGGAAACTACACAGAATACAAGACCAATTATACACTCAATGCCCCCCAATACGAACTTGCGCCCGATCTGTCAAATGTGATGAACCTTGACTCATTTTATCTCAATGAGGAGGAGAAACAGGCCATTGCAGATCATTATTTTGTGGCGACCCGCTCCGGATTTCAGATGTTCTACGACGTCTATCAATATAATTATGAAATGAATAGGCCTTCTTTTGTCACAACTGACTCTGTTCTTCATGCCTATCATGTGCTATACGACCTCACACTCAGAGAAATAGAAGAGACCCATTTCAAAAGTATATTATACAATTTATCGCTTCATATGGTGGAGGTGTCATTACAACAATATAATACGATCACTGAACCGCTATGGAAGGACTATGCGAAAAAGAATGTCGCCTATTTTGCGGTAGCAGCCAAACTTCTGAATTCATCATGGCAAGTCCCCGAGGTAGTAGCAGAATGGGTCAACCCAGTATTATATTTGATAAATAGTGCATCAGGGTTCAACAATCAGTGGTTCATGAACCAAAAGACCGACTGGAGCCAGTTCATTCCTCGCGGTCACTACACCCGTTCTGAAAAGCTCAAACAATATTTCAAAGCAGTAATGTGGTACTCACGAGTAGCGTTCCGCCTTGAACCAAAAGACTTCGAGCCTTTGTATGAGGCTAAAAATATCGAACGTGGTCGTAATGAGACCGCCCAAGCAATCCTCCTATGTATTGCATTACAGCAGCAGCAGAGTTCAGTGTACAAGGGCGGCCTCGCAAATGCTACACAACAATGGATGACCGTGTATGATACAACCTCATTCTTTGTGGGCACGAGTGATGATCTCACACCGTACGATTATCAAGTCATCATCGAGGCATTATACAATGACCCTCACAATTTTACTGAGTTGATGGACCCGTACAAGTTAGGAGTCTTCATTGAGACGGCAAAGACCTGCCGAGATCCCCAGATACTCTCCAGCTTCTTGAGTGACATTAATGACATGAATGCAACAAAAGGTCTCAGATTCATGGGCCAAAGGTTTGTCCCAGACTCGTATGTGTTCAGCGAACTCACTCACGACCAGGTACCGTTTCGAGATCTGCCTAAGGCACTGGACATCATGGCTGCACTGGGATCGGAAAGAGCATGGGAGCTTCTTGATGATCAGAAGTCGTATGTTAACTATGTTGCTCAGATGGATCTACTGAAGAAAAAAATCTCAAATTGTACAATAGATACGTGGACTAGTAACCTCTACTGGCTCTGGCTCTATTCCTTCAAGACGCTCCTCGACACGCCCAAGGCGGGAAATCCGTCGTTCATGATGGTACCGCAATGGCAGGATAAACAGCTAGCGACCTGTCTTGGCACATGGACCGAACTCAGACATGATACGATACTGTCTGTGAAAGAGTCGTACTCGCGTTACTATGGCGGTCACAATCCACCTCCCGGATACGTTGAGCCAGTCCCTGAACTCTATACCAGACTGGCGTCGCTATGCAAGATGATGATAGATAGTTTCCATGAACGGGGGATAGACAACATCTCACTCATATCGAGAACTGAAGATCTTCTGTGGTTGTCATTGAGCCTGAAGACGATCTCCGAGAAAGAACTCTCAGGTACTGCACTCAATACTTCTGAATGGGTGATCTTGAAAGATATCGGCAAGATTCTTGCGGAGTTGGAAGGCACTGATTCGGAAGCGGGAAGAGCTGCTCTAGTTGCGGATGTGCATACGGACCCCACCTATGGGCTTGCATTAGAAGAGGCGACAGGGAACCCGCTGTACATCATAGTTGCAGTACCTGATGAGAATGGTACACCGTTCCTTGCAGGTGGCGCAATGTACTCTCACTATGAATTCTCAGTTCCAATAAGCAATAGACTCACTGATGAGTTGTGGTGGGCACTGATAGAAAAAGGCGAAATGCCACCGATGGCCGACTGGATGGGATCATTTGTCCTTGGTGTCAGCGCGTCCTCGTATCAAGAACTCGAACAACAGCCTATCACACCGCAGACATCCACTCTTCAAAGCTTCAATGCATACGGTCATACTCTCTCGCCATCTCCCTCGACACATGACAACGATGGTCGATTGTTGATGACTGTGACACGCCCAACAATCAATCATTCAAGATCCAAGTCATACCATTAG
- a CDS encoding inorganic diphosphatase — MQDGVAMTNYLRDIPPGPDPPSQINVVIEITRASKNKYEYDTEHNVFRLDRVLYTFAPFDYGFIPQTLDCDGDPLDVILFINEPTFTGCLVHARPIGIMEMDDNGRIDDKIIAVPVKDPYYRDVKSIIDVPRSLIEELKHFYATYKIQEGGHTEVRKFKELKDAFETITRCIADFQKVENGEKPDC; from the coding sequence TTGCAGGATGGTGTGGCTATGACAAATTATCTTCGAGATATTCCTCCCGGACCGGATCCCCCCAGTCAGATCAATGTGGTCATTGAAATAACACGGGCCTCCAAGAACAAGTACGAGTACGATACAGAACACAACGTCTTTCGTCTTGACCGTGTGCTGTATACCTTTGCTCCCTTTGACTATGGGTTTATTCCGCAGACTCTCGACTGTGACGGGGACCCTCTTGATGTGATCCTCTTCATTAACGAACCGACATTCACTGGCTGTCTGGTGCATGCCCGACCAATTGGGATTATGGAGATGGATGATAATGGCCGTATCGATGACAAGATCATAGCCGTGCCTGTGAAGGACCCGTATTATCGAGATGTCAAGAGCATTATCGATGTGCCGCGGAGTCTTATTGAGGAGCTCAAACATTTCTACGCTACTTACAAGATACAAGAGGGCGGCCATACCGAGGTTCGAAAGTTCAAAGAGTTGAAGGATGCCTTTGAGACCATCACCCGTTGTATTGCAGATTTTCAGAAGGTCGAGAATGGTGAGAAGCCGGACTGTTGA
- a CDS encoding site-specific DNA-methyltransferase: protein MMPYEQRDQYVNRLLVGDSTEVLREIPDASIDLVITSPPYYQQRDYGVPEEIGSETSPDKYIARLLQVFHECVRIIHDGGHIVFNIGDKYVKKSLKLIPWRFAIEAMDSEPVKLVNEITWVKLNPTPRQFKRRLVPATEPFFDFVKSDKYYFNLDEFLAEHTFVKKRPKNGSRIGQKYYTLIEQSDLSPKEKATARRKLDEVIQEVKSGKISGFRMKIRGIHAPAFGGQEGGRKTQIEQKGFTIIRILGNRLKRDVIESPVETIKGIKHPAIYPQFVIGELVKLLCPPDGIVLDPFVGSGTTAVVAKSLGRHYVGIDINPEYVAAAQERIETTDGSTEYII, encoded by the coding sequence ATGATGCCATATGAACAAAGGGATCAGTATGTGAACAGATTACTTGTAGGAGATAGTACTGAGGTCTTGAGAGAGATCCCAGATGCATCAATCGACCTTGTGATCACCTCACCGCCATACTATCAACAGAGGGACTACGGCGTTCCTGAAGAGATCGGGAGTGAGACCTCACCTGACAAATACATAGCACGGCTGCTGCAAGTCTTTCACGAATGCGTCAGAATCATCCATGACGGCGGGCACATAGTCTTCAATATCGGTGATAAGTACGTCAAGAAATCGTTGAAATTGATCCCGTGGAGATTTGCGATCGAGGCGATGGACAGTGAACCAGTGAAGCTTGTCAACGAGATCACATGGGTGAAGCTCAATCCTACACCTCGTCAGTTCAAACGGCGACTTGTTCCTGCGACCGAACCGTTCTTTGATTTTGTAAAATCCGATAAATATTATTTCAACCTTGACGAGTTTCTCGCGGAACACACTTTCGTCAAGAAAAGACCAAAGAATGGATCACGGATAGGGCAGAAGTATTATACGCTCATTGAGCAGAGCGACCTCTCGCCCAAAGAGAAAGCGACCGCACGGAGAAAATTAGACGAAGTGATCCAAGAGGTCAAGAGCGGTAAGATCAGCGGGTTCAGAATGAAGATCCGTGGAATTCATGCGCCCGCATTTGGTGGTCAGGAGGGAGGTCGTAAGACCCAGATTGAACAAAAGGGATTCACGATCATCAGGATTCTAGGGAACCGACTGAAACGAGATGTGATAGAAAGCCCCGTCGAAACCATCAAGGGAATCAAGCATCCCGCCATCTATCCACAATTCGTGATAGGGGAACTTGTGAAGCTGTTGTGCCCACCTGATGGGATTGTACTTGACCCCTTTGTAGGAAGTGGCACGACGGCAGTCGTAGCAAAGTCATTAGGTCGTCATTACGTGGGGATCGACATCAATCCGGAATATGTTGCTGCTGCTCAGGAGAGAATCGAGACTACAGACGGCTCCACAGAGTATATAATTTAA
- a CDS encoding HAD family hydrolase — protein sequence MTDQIQCKAVIFDFDGTLANSMPFLERIGVNVMMKYYGLDREEATNRYRITTGLPYEHQIKINFPDHPKNEEAIEEFERLKIEKIFDQELFPDTVRTLFALKEKGIKIFVSSSTFQSTIVSYFERRNLRTLFTDILGYKPGFEKGSDHFNYVRDRHRIPLEDVIFVGDSLKDYERAKGYCRFIAMVGLFSEQDFRDAGHKGLIVRELSAIPPALAPVEVTA from the coding sequence ATGACAGATCAAATTCAATGTAAAGCAGTAATCTTTGACTTCGACGGGACGCTCGCTAATAGTATGCCATTTCTTGAACGCATCGGTGTCAATGTCATGATGAAGTACTATGGGCTTGATCGAGAAGAGGCTACCAACAGATATCGGATCACGACCGGCCTGCCATATGAGCATCAGATCAAGATCAATTTCCCGGACCATCCGAAGAACGAAGAAGCGATCGAGGAGTTCGAGCGACTTAAGATCGAGAAGATATTTGACCAAGAGCTCTTTCCGGATACCGTACGGACTCTCTTCGCCCTGAAGGAAAAAGGCATCAAGATCTTCGTGTCCTCCTCGACATTTCAGTCAACTATTGTCAGTTATTTCGAGCGCCGCAATCTAAGAACTCTGTTCACGGACATTCTTGGTTACAAGCCCGGTTTCGAAAAAGGATCTGATCATTTTAATTACGTCCGCGACCGTCATAGAATTCCTCTTGAGGACGTTATCTTCGTTGGCGATTCGCTCAAAGACTATGAGCGCGCAAAAGGATATTGTCGCTTCATCGCTATGGTGGGACTGTTCTCAGAGCAGGACTTTCGAGATGCTGGTCATAAGGGCCTGATCGTCCGAGAGCTCTCGGCCATACCTCCCGCTCTGGCCCCGGTTGAAGTGACTGCTTAA
- the nadA gene encoding quinolinate synthase NadA, producing MADELSDIQREVLKWKEKRNALLLAHNYQPIEIQEIADFVGDSLQLARKSAEVAGYDMVIFAGVKFMAETTAVLVKDIPVYIPATEALCPLAAWLTAEKIRKRKAEYPNAPVVVYVNTTAETKAECDIICTSSNAVKVVESLGAKTVLFGPDKNLAEYVRRQTGIEIIDIEPKGHCYVHQQFDPAHILLAKEEHPDAIAIVHPECPPEVQDAADMIGSTGNMVRIVAESPEKTFIIGTEMGLVQQLQKAHPDKTIIPAFEGAICLQMKKNSLEKILHVLKDLPEENIVTVPEHLQEKIKQVLERMTVVKI from the coding sequence TTGGCAGACGAGCTGAGTGATATTCAGAGAGAAGTCCTGAAATGGAAAGAAAAACGCAATGCCCTTTTGCTAGCTCATAACTACCAACCAATTGAGATCCAAGAGATCGCTGATTTTGTAGGAGATTCACTTCAGCTTGCTCGCAAATCTGCTGAGGTTGCTGGGTATGATATGGTCATCTTTGCGGGGGTCAAGTTCATGGCCGAGACAACAGCGGTCCTAGTAAAAGACATCCCCGTCTATATTCCCGCAACGGAGGCACTCTGTCCATTAGCTGCATGGCTGACCGCTGAAAAAATACGTAAGCGCAAAGCAGAGTATCCTAATGCGCCAGTCGTTGTCTATGTTAACACAACAGCAGAGACAAAAGCAGAATGTGATATCATCTGTACTTCCAGTAATGCTGTCAAGGTCGTAGAATCACTAGGTGCCAAGACCGTTCTCTTCGGACCGGACAAGAACCTTGCTGAGTACGTTCGTCGTCAGACAGGTATAGAGATTATTGACATCGAGCCAAAAGGTCACTGCTATGTCCATCAACAATTCGATCCCGCTCACATCTTGTTGGCCAAAGAGGAACACCCTGATGCTATAGCAATTGTCCACCCAGAATGCCCCCCTGAAGTTCAGGATGCAGCCGACATGATCGGCTCGACAGGCAACATGGTACGCATCGTAGCCGAGTCGCCAGAGAAGACATTCATCATTGGAACAGAGATGGGACTGGTGCAACAACTGCAGAAGGCTCATCCGGACAAGACGATCATTCCCGCCTTTGAGGGCGCAATCTGTCTACAGATGAAGAAGAACTCGCTCGAAAAGATCCTCCATGTGCTGAAAGATCTTCCTGAGGAAAACATTGTCACTGTGCCCGAACATCTCCAAGAAAAGATCAAGCAAGTACTCGAACGGATGACAGTCGTAAAAATCTGA
- a CDS encoding HAMP domain-containing histidine kinase yields MTIEIALQLLFPLITFSLAFVVVILAVIRYLVIIRDVFTDWLLGWLTVIVFAAPAIVVVSFDFNLIYIPGALGMVIGFTIILNGVRTNGLNRLPLKYYFIIFAVVVVYSTISYLAHFSAVLYLVPTQYYSGIVAILSIRYLFKNQKATPTVRAILAVDLGGWAVFSFLFPFLLLLFPSYVEIVISIQALILIKFGSVLFGYILRRYDHELRSQYKLTSLMGSIVRHDIRNYLQVAMQGIDLARSDPENIETWLTTVDESLQRATAFVNDMRNLTVEMTRAEKQLTAIHLTDVIDDVLHVSHRSRTLEGFQMRVSVSDDIFVYSHRLVRQIIVNIVDNAIKHGASSLEIHADASNNHVDFVIEDNAGGISSDILEFFNASESISLSSAPGYGLGIIIIRALAPICNVQLHVELTEDGTGTRWIMRFERIASHMEVPSSHS; encoded by the coding sequence ATGACAATTGAGATAGCCCTGCAGTTGTTATTTCCATTGATCACTTTCTCTCTAGCATTTGTTGTTGTGATTCTTGCAGTCATTAGGTATTTGGTTATCATTCGTGATGTTTTTACTGATTGGCTTCTTGGTTGGCTGACGGTAATTGTTTTTGCCGCACCCGCTATAGTTGTAGTGTCATTTGATTTTAATCTTATTTATATTCCGGGGGCTCTTGGAATGGTGATCGGTTTCACCATTATTTTGAATGGTGTCAGGACCAATGGCTTGAATCGGCTTCCACTTAAGTATTATTTTATAATTTTTGCTGTAGTAGTTGTCTATTCAACGATCTCTTATCTCGCACATTTTTCCGCTGTCTTGTATCTCGTTCCGACTCAATATTATTCGGGCATCGTGGCTATTCTCTCTATTAGATATCTTTTTAAAAATCAGAAGGCAACGCCGACCGTCAGGGCTATCCTCGCTGTTGATCTTGGGGGCTGGGCCGTTTTTTCATTTCTCTTCCCGTTTCTTTTATTATTATTCCCCTCATATGTCGAGATAGTGATCAGTATCCAAGCACTCATTCTGATCAAATTTGGAAGTGTTCTCTTCGGATACATATTGCGAAGATATGACCATGAACTTCGTTCGCAATACAAACTCACCAGTCTCATGGGAAGCATTGTGCGACATGACATTCGTAATTATTTGCAGGTGGCCATGCAGGGGATAGACTTGGCCCGCTCCGATCCTGAAAACATTGAGACATGGTTGACTACGGTTGATGAGAGTCTTCAACGTGCCACCGCATTCGTGAATGACATGCGTAATCTCACAGTCGAGATGACACGAGCAGAGAAGCAGCTTACCGCGATCCATCTGACCGATGTGATCGATGACGTACTACATGTTTCTCATCGGTCACGTACCCTTGAGGGGTTCCAGATGCGCGTGTCTGTGTCGGATGACATATTCGTCTATTCGCATCGACTGGTCAGGCAGATCATTGTCAACATAGTAGATAATGCGATCAAGCATGGGGCCTCCTCACTTGAGATTCATGCAGATGCTTCAAACAATCATGTGGATTTCGTGATCGAAGATAATGCGGGAGGCATCTCATCCGACATCTTGGAGTTCTTTAATGCATCCGAATCGATCTCTCTCTCCTCTGCTCCCGGCTACGGACTGGGAATTATTATTATTCGTGCCCTTGCACCGATCTGCAACGTTCAGTTGCATGTTGAACTGACTGAGGATGGAACTGGGACCCGCTGGATCATGAGATTTGAGAGGATTGCCTCACACATGGAGGTCCCCTCATCTCACTCATGA